One part of the Sphingobacterium sp. LZ7M1 genome encodes these proteins:
- a CDS encoding polyprenyl synthetase family protein, with amino-acid sequence MLTLDEIQLPIKEHLKRFEKTFKASMQSSAPLLDRITRYIIKQKGKQMRPMFVFFSAGLTGGITESTYHGASLVELLHTASLVHDDVVDNSNERRGFFSINALWKNKVAVLVGDFLLSKGLLLSVKHKEHDLLRLASEAVEQMSEGELLQIEKARHLDIEEGIYYDIIRKKTASLIASCCAIGASSAGANPETIEKLRLFGEKVGIAFQIKDDLFDFGLDDVGKPVGNDIKEKKMTLPLIHALSVVDKAQKRKIINLVKHHNEDAQKVAEVINFVKINGGLDYATEQMLKYQQEAFDILDTIPNGGEYKLGLEQLVRYTTERKK; translated from the coding sequence ATGTTAACATTAGACGAAATACAACTTCCTATAAAAGAACATCTCAAACGCTTTGAAAAGACCTTCAAGGCATCTATGCAGAGTTCCGCCCCGCTGTTAGACCGTATTACACGTTATATTATTAAGCAAAAGGGAAAACAGATGCGACCTATGTTTGTTTTCTTTTCAGCTGGATTGACCGGAGGTATTACCGAATCCACCTATCATGGTGCCTCGTTGGTAGAATTACTTCATACTGCTTCCTTGGTTCATGATGATGTAGTGGACAATTCCAATGAGAGACGTGGATTTTTCTCGATCAATGCCCTATGGAAGAACAAGGTTGCTGTATTGGTTGGCGATTTTTTGCTTTCCAAGGGTTTATTGTTATCGGTAAAGCATAAGGAACATGACCTGTTGCGCCTGGCCTCGGAAGCTGTGGAGCAAATGAGCGAGGGAGAATTGCTGCAGATTGAGAAAGCAAGGCACCTGGATATTGAAGAGGGAATCTATTATGACATTATCCGTAAAAAGACGGCTTCTTTGATTGCTTCCTGTTGTGCCATCGGTGCTTCATCAGCTGGAGCCAATCCAGAAACCATTGAAAAGCTACGCTTGTTCGGCGAAAAGGTTGGAATAGCTTTCCAAATCAAGGATGATCTGTTTGATTTTGGTTTGGATGATGTCGGAAAGCCGGTTGGTAACGACATCAAGGAAAAGAAAATGACCTTGCCTTTGATCCATGCCCTTTCTGTCGTTGATAAGGCGCAGAAAAGGAAGATCATCAACTTAGTGAAGCATCATAATGAAGATGCGCAAAAAGTGGCTGAAGTCATCAATTTCGTCAAGATCAACGGTGGGTTGGACTATGCTACGGAGCAAATGCTGAAATATCAGCAGGAAGCTTTTGATATCTTAGATACCATCCCGAACGGCGGAGAATATAAATTAGGATTAGAACAATTAGTACGTTACACTACAGAAAGAAAAAAATAG